A genomic stretch from Vicia villosa cultivar HV-30 ecotype Madison, WI unplaced genomic scaffold, Vvil1.0 ctg.000494F_1_1, whole genome shotgun sequence includes:
- the LOC131629000 gene encoding uncharacterized protein LOC131629000 has protein sequence MDEYLIITIHHSGEFASEDLRVYVGGQIAKLRVDADKWSFFELLGSIKELGYRAIENIYYKDPTGGMNILVDDRGALEIADLYRVHLSVEVFIKHALSQAVFADEAEVVLDDIPLNEMPPNEIVDEVAVEIEEILKEFDERANDVAQDDVRSTDVTQDGERANDVAQDDVRTNDVTQDGERANDVAQDDVRTNDVTQDDERARDVAQDDVNAVGADNGLVGGEVDDDLRLTDDSSDDSNFEYDSAMEIVFDDDSDEYSTELEEEDGMDCDIEDNEQMKSKKGKQMSDENKEDSKGSDNDSEDLGSDCDSDDSSRARRKKCPIFKLLKDMSNYRWEVGTYFTTKEDFKEAIVTYAVHSGRDLRFTKNDKIRVRVRCKDGCEWESYCAKFPTEDSWQLRKVVDTHSCSREYHVKLLKTKWLSKRLQNSLKTNPRLKLKDIKEKVQKKWNVGVNKTKAIRARFAARDMVDGSFLGDYTRVYDYAHELLRSNPGSTVKVCVQPAQEGSTVENLHFKRLYICLAACKESFKWSRHFIGLDGCFLKGLCGGQILAAIGRDPNDQMLPIAFAVVESENKDSWTWFLELLIDDLGGREECLTYTFISDQQKGLLPAMEELLPRVEQRFCVRHLYNNFRKRFAGKKLKEIIWKAAKSTYYQAWEREMKVMKEVNVEAYKHMMSTPPRFWSRSYFKTHNKCDAVLNNMSEAFNSVILESRAKPLITMVEEIRVYMMERWATNRMRFQKLEDVDVLPNIKKKIEKTSSYTNMWLVRMSDEFIFEVRNLENNAEKFTVNLKDRTCSCRRWELTGLPCVHSLSAIKSRNQKIDDYVPEYYRKSRYMQVYQPVIFPVNGSNLWERTEYPDVLPPKFRKMPGRPKKRRNLEQGELDGTDRKMRRTGFIVKCSRCKKQGHNKLTCKVPSTTAQAAPSQAASSQTTSVQVSQTAPSAPSQSSQAAPSQSSQAAPSQSSQAQKTTPKSAKKTTPKAKKLAVRRPNAPFIPPGPTTRLTATKIAIGPTTRRTTPTKRATPKWKP, from the exons GGATCCAACTGGTGGGATGAATATATTGGTAGATGACAGAGGGGCATTAGAGATTGCTGATTTATATAGGGTTCATCTTAGTGTTGAGGTCTTTATTAAGCACGCATTGTCCCAGGCTGTTTTTGCTGATGAAGCTGAAGTTGTGTTAGATGATATTCCACTTAATGAAATGCCACCTAATGAGATAGTAGATGAGGTAGCAGTAGAGATTGAGGAAATATTGAAGGAATTTGATGAGAGGGCCAATGATGTAGCACAGGATGATGTGAGGAGTACTGATGTAACACAAGATGGTGAGAGGGCCAATGATGTAGCACAGGATGATGTGAGGACTAATGATGTAACACAAGATGGTGAGAGGGCCAATGATGTAGCACAGGATGATGTGAGGACTAATGATGTAACACAAGATGATGAGAGGGCCAGAGATGTAGCACAAGATGATGTAAATGCAGTTGGAGCTGATAATGGACTTGTGGgtggtgaggttgatgatgatttAAGACTGACTGATGATAGTTCTGATGATAGCAACTTCGAGTATGATAGTGCAATGGAGATAGTATTTGAtgatgattctgatgagtataGTACTGAACTGGAAGAGGAGGATGGAATGGACTGTGATATTGAAGATAATGAacaaatgaaaagtaaaaaaggaaaacaaatgtctgatgaaaacaAAGAAGATAGTAAAGGGAGTGATAATGATAGTGAGGATCTTGGAAGTGATTGTGATAGTGATGATAGCAGTAGGGCTAGGAGAAAGAAGTGTCCAATTTTTAAGCTTTTAAAGGATATGTCCAATTACAGATGGGAAGTGGGAACATATTTTACTACAAAGGAAGATTTCAAGGAGGCAATTGTTACTTATGCAGTCCATTCTGGCAGAGATTTAAGGTTCACTAAGAATGACAAGATAAGGGTTAGGGTCAGGTGTAAGGATGGATGTGAATGGGAATCTTACTGTGCTAAGTTTCCTACTGAGGATTCATGGCAACTAAGGAAAGTAGTTGACACCCATAGCTGTAGTAGAGAGTATCATGTAAAGTTACTGAAGACAAAATGGTTGAGCAAGAGGTTACAGAATTCACTTAAAACAAACCCTAGACTGAAGCTGAAGGACATTAAGGAAAAGGTTCAGAAGAAGTGGAATGTTGGGGTCAACAAAACCAAGGCTATAAGGGCTAGGTTTGCAGCCAGAGACATGGTTGATGGGTCATTTCTAGGGGATTATACAAGGGTGTATGACTATGCACATGAGTTACTAAGATCTAACCCAGGTTCAACTGTTAAGGTTTGTGTCCAGCCTGCACAAGAAGGTTCAACTGTTGAGAATTTACATTTCAAGAGGTTGTACATATGCTTGGCAGCTTGTAAGGAGAGCTTCAAGTGGAGCAGACATTTCATAGGACTTGATGGATGTTTTTTGAAAGGCTTATGTGGAGGTCAAATACTTGCAGCTATTGGCAGAGATCCCAATGATCAAATGCTACCAATAGCATTTGCAGTTGTTGAAAGTGAAAACAAGGATAGCTGGACATGGTTCTTGGAGCTTCTTATTGATGATCTTGGTGGGAGGGAAGAGTGCCTCACATACACTTTCATttctgatcaacaaaag GGTTTATTGCCTGCAATGGAGGAACTTCTTCCAAGAGTTGAACAGAGATTTTGTGTTAGGCATCTATACAACAATTTTAGGAAGAGGTTTGCTGGAAAAAAACTAAAGGAGATTATATGGAAAGCAGCCAAGTCAACTTACTACCAAGCTTGGGAGAGAGAGATGAAAGTAATGAAAGAGGTCAATGTAGAAGCATACAAGCACATGATGAGCACTCCTCCAAGATTTTGGAGTAGATCATACTTCAAAACTCATAACAAGTGTGATGCTGTACTGAACAATATGTCAGAAGCCTTTAATAGTGTCATATTGGAGTCAAGGGCAAAACCATTGATCACCATGGTGGAAGAGATTAGGGTATACATGATGGAAAGGTGGGCAACAAACAGGATGAGGTTTCAAAAATTAGAAGATGTTGATGTGTTACCAAACATTAAAAAGAAGATTGAAAAAACAAGTTCATACACAAATATGTGGCTTGTAAG GATGTCTGATGAGTTTATATTTGAAGTGAGGAATTTGGAAAACAATGCTGAAAAATTTACAGTCAATCTGAAAGATAGGACTTGTTCATGTAGAAGGTGGGAGTTGACAGGCCTCCCCTGTGTTCATTCACTATCAGCAATCAAAAGCAGGAACCAAAAGATTGATGATTATGTCCCTGAGTATTACAGGAAATCAAGATATATGCAAGTGTACCAGCCAGTTATTTTTCCAGTCAATGGCTCAAACCTATGGGAGAGGACAGAGTACCCTGATGTTCTGCCACCCAAATTTAGGAAAATGCCAGGAAGACccaaaaaaaggaggaatttggaacAAGGTGAACTGGATGGCACAGATAGAAAGATGAGAAGAACTGGCTTCATTGTGAAGTGCagtagatgcaagaaacaaggacACAACAAACTTACTTGCAAGGTACCATCAACTACTGCACAAGCAGCTCCATCACAAGCAGCTTCATCTCAGACTACTTCTGTACAAGTATCCCAAACAGCTCCTTCAGCTCCATCACAGTCATCTCAAGCAGCTCCTTCACAATCATCTCAAGCAGCTCCATCACAATCATCCCAAGCTCAGAAGACTACTCCAAAATCAGCCAAGAAGACTACTCCTAAAGCAAAGAAGTTGGCAGTTAGAAGGCCAAATGCCCCTTTTATCCCACCTGGTCCAACCACAAGGCTGACTGCTACAAAAATAGCTATAGgtccaacaacaaggaggacaacacCTACTAAAAGGGCCACACCAAAATGGAAACCATAG
- the LOC131629012 gene encoding uncharacterized protein LOC131629012, translating to MKQTSSSIAGPCSYESNTKNDGFAANLRWRPVCGCGEIALLRRASTSTNFGKQFWGCRNYKGSTQTGCGYFQWFFDDVMDEKDQYMKMQNSRMEKIQIELDAAKMELVTLKATNDRLKQKTRELKKMMNSEKNWKRLFCVILVLVIWKSLY from the exons ATGAAGCAGACATCATCATCAATCGCAGGGCCATGTTCATACGAATCTAACACGAAGAATGATGGTTTTGCTGCAAACTTGAGATGGAGACCCGTATGTGGGTGTGGAGAGATAGCATTGCTTCGTAGGGCTTCAACAAGCACGAATTTCGGGAAGCAATTCTGGGGCTGTCGTAATTACAAG GGTTCAACCCAAACAGGGTGTGGCTATTTTCAATGGTTCTTTGATGATGTGATGGATGAGAAAGACCAGTATATGAAGATGCAGAATAGTAGGATGGAGAAGATTCAAATTGAACTTGATGCAGCAAAAATGGAGTTGGTAACTCTTAAGGCAACAAATGACAGACTAAAACAAAAGACAAGagagttgaagaagatgatgaattctgAGAAAAATTGGAAAAGGCTTTTCTGTGTTATTTTAGTGTTGGTCATTTGGAAAAGTCTGTATTAG